The sequence below is a genomic window from Candidatus Woesearchaeota archaeon.
TGACAAAATCTGCTTAATTGCAGAATCAAATTTATCCTGTAATTCTCTCTTTGTTTCTGTTGTTTTAGTAATGGCAGATTTTATTGCTTGGAAAAGTCCCACTTCATCTTTTATTTTCATCGCCTGATCATGTGGAACAGCTAAAGAAAATGCTTTTAGAAGCGCAGTTACTTCTCTGGCAAATCTCTCCTTTTTGTCTTTCTCTTTGAGAATATGCTCCATTGCAGACGGAACAAAAGAGATTCTCTCTTCTGGTCTATGCTGGAAGAATTTTTTATAATTGAAGCCATAAAACATATCTTTTACAACTTCATACTTTTCCATCATGAGCTTAACTGCTTGCTCTTGGTCAAAAGTCGGTTTTCCTTTTCCACCACTTTCGGTATAATTCATTAAAGCTTTTTTAAGTTCAGCACCAACACCCATATAATCAACGATTAAACCGCCTTCTTTTCCCGGATAAACTCTGTTTACTCTGGCAATTGCCTGCATTAATGTATGTCCTTTTATGGGCTTGTCTAAATACATAGTATGAAGAGAGGGAGCATCAAAGCCAGTCAGAAACATATCTCTTACAACTATTAATTTTAATTCATGCTTATCATTTTTTAGATTATCTCCTATCTGCTTTCTTCTCTTTCTATTTCTTATATGCTGTTGCCATTCTTTAGGATCAGAAGCTGAACCAGTCATAACGATTTTTATAAAGCCTTTGTCATCATCTTCATTATGCCATTCTGGTTTTACTTTTATTATTTCGTTGTATAAATCAACACAAATTCTTCTGCTCATACCAACAATAATTCCTTTTCCTTCTAAAACAGATATTCTTTCCTCAAAATGCTTTACTATATCTTTGGCGATTCTGCTTATTCTTCTGGGAGAGCCTGCAACCTTTTCCAATTGCGCCCATTTGCTTTTTAGTTTGTCTTTGCCTTCAATTTCTTCCCCTTCTGTGGCTTCCTCAAACTCTTCATCTATTTTCGGTCTTTCTTCGGGCTTTAGTTCAAGTTTTGCTAATCTACTTTCATAAAAAATTCTAACCGTAGCTCCATCTTCAACTGCCTGCTCAATATCATAGACATCAACATATTTCCCGAATACTGCTGGGGTGCTTCTATCTGATTTCTCAATAGGAGTTCCAGTAAATCCAATAAACGAGGCATTTGGCAGGGCATCTCTCAAATACTTAGCATATCCATAAGTGATTAATGCTTTTTCTTTCTTGTCTAATATTTTAGCAGAAAAACCATACTGGCTTCTATGGGCTTCATCGGCAATAACAATTATGTTATCTCTTTCTGAGAGAATAGGATATTTTTCTCTGTCTTCTTCTGGAAAGAATTTTTGTATTGTTGTGAAAACAACACCGCCAGAAGATACTTTGAGAAGTTTCTGAATTTCTTTTCTGTCATTTGCTTGTGTCGGCTTCTGCCTTAGAATCTCTTGGCATTTTCCAAAAGTTCCAAATAGCTGGTCGTCTAAATCGTTTCTATCAGTTAAGACTATGATTGTAGGATTGTCAAATTCTCTGACTAATTTTCCAGAGTAGAAAACCATCGTTAAAGACTTGCCAGAGCCTTGCGTATGCCAGACCACTCCTGCTTTTTTATCGCCTTTTGGCTGTTCTTTAACAGATGAAAGCCCATAAGATTCTGGAGCTTCTCTTACTTGCATGATTGATTTTGCACTGGCTCTTCTTGTTGATTCTATTGCTTTAATCACAGCCCAATATTGATGATAAGCAGCTACTTTCTTTTTTGTCTCTTTATCTTTTTCAAAAACAATGAAGTTCCTGATAATATCCAATATTCTCTTTTTATCACACATTCCTCTGAGTAGGATTTCTATCTCGGTAAATCCTTTCTTTGGCTTTTCTCCGTTGATGGTTTTCCATTGCATAAACCTCTCTCTTTCAGAGGTGATTGTTCCTGCTCGTGCTTCGATTCCATCACTGATGATTAAGATTTCATTAAATCTGAATAAAGACGGTAGCTGTTGCATATAAGTTTGGAATTGGTCGTAAGCTGTCCAAATATCCGCTTTTTCATCTGCCAGATTCTTTAATTCCAAAACTACTAACGGCAAGCCATTTATGAACACAATAACATCAGGTCTTCTTTCAACATTATTTTCAATAATTGTAAACTGATTAACTGCTGAAAATTCATTATTTTCGAGGTTATCAAAGTCGAATAATTTAACTATAATGTGCCTTTCTTCTCCGCCTTTTGAGATTGGAATACTCACCCCATCAACAAGCAGCTTATGGAAACTTTCATTATCGGCAATGAGTTTCTGGCTTTCACTTCTCAGAATTTGCTTTATTGCCTGCTCTCTTGCTTCTTCTGGGATTGATGGGTTAATTTTCCTTAAAGCATATCGCAATTTATTAACAAGAACAACATCTTTGTAGTCTGCTCTTAAAGCAGAGCTTCCGCCAGGCAGATATTCCTCATTGCTTCCTCTGATTATATCATAATCAAGATTCTTGAGAATACCCAAAACATTCTCTTCAACGTGTTCTTCAGTTATTAGTTTTTTCATGGTTTAATCCTTTTGTTAACTTTAGGTATTCTTGGTATTCTTGAGTAAATATCTCTGGTCTTTCTGTGATATACTTCTCAATATTATTATACAATGCATCACTAATTTTTTTTATTAAATCAACTGTATCTTTTAAACTTTCTTCATTAAGAACAAGGATAGGTAAATAATATCTCTCTTTTGCTGTGATTGGAAGCTTATCTAAGTCTTCACACGCAACTAAATAAAAGAAGGATTTTATCTCATCAAGACTTAATTCATTGTCAATATTTGCTTTGTATATGTTTGCTCTTGTAATTATAACCGGGAAAAGTCCGTTAAACTTGAAGCTTTTTTCATCGGTTATCCAAGATATTGATTTTTTATGTTGATACTCGCATGCATTCAATAGATTATTTGAAGACTTAAACAAGGGTTCATTTCCTTTTTGTTCTAATTTACCATTATTATCTTGTAAATAAACGACTGATTTTGACACAACTACACTACCAAATTGTTTGATAAATTCGGATAATAATATATAACCTCCACCATAGCCCAATAAGTGAGAACTAATCGATAAAAAATTTGGAAACATAAAGGGCAAGTTTTCTGGTTCTTCTCCATCTAATTCAAATATACATATCGACGAATTACTCCAATCTTTAACTTCGGAGATAACCCTGAGTTGTAAACAGGGAAACAGATTCTTTTCTTTATTTTCAAAGGTTTTAAACTTGACATTTCCTAAAAGATCTATGTCTTTAGAAACTTCACCATACTGGTTTTTCTCAAAATATCTTGAAGAGAAAGTATTAATTCCCAAATCCTTCAGCTTCTCCCTTATTTGAACTTCAAAGGGAATTCCTGATTTCTTTAATGCCTCGATTATCTTTTCTTTTTGATTATCAATCTCTATTATCTCCAAAACAGATATTTGATCACATCTCTTTTCTGCAAACACCATAGTTCTATGATTGCCAGACATGATCTCAAAATTATTGTCTGCTTTTTTTACAATTATTGGCAAGTATTCATTAATAATATCAAAATTAGCTAATACAAATTTCACACGTTTTTTAACTTTTTCATTATCTTTGTTTTCATTAAAGAAATCTGAAATCTTTTTACCTGAAGAACCAGAAATTCCATCCAAATTATCGTGATTCTTTTCAATGATCAAACTGTCTAACTTCACTGATTTTTTGCAGAATTTTTTATCTTTCAGTCTGTTAAGCCAGAATATGTTTCGTTCATTAATTTTTTTAACTTTTTCCTCTATAGCTTGTACAGTTAAATTCTTTGATTCTTCCGTAAATTCTTCTAATTTCTGTTTGATGTTTTTCGGATTAAAATCTGATGAATTTGTGAACTCACTAAATTTAATATCAACATAAAAAAGTTGACATAAATAATCTGAATTGCTCATGCTCTAACCTCAATTGGAACTCTTATCTTTCCAGACATTAGTCTTGGGAGAAGAGAGTCTCGGATTTGTGATAAATTCTGAATTTCCCCTAAATTATCAATCATTTTAACAAAAAGATAATTCATCATCTTGTTTATCTTTTGCAAAAATATTTCATTAGGAATGAGGTAGATAAAATTTTCAATATCTGAATTGCTTATGTTGCCTTGAGCACTACTCGCAGAAGAGCCACCACTTATTAATCCCTGGATTTCATTAGTATTTAGTATAAGATACATAAGATATTTATTATTAGATTCAACTTTTCCTACTCGTTGATTCAATAAAATTTTATCTTCCGTTTTAGGAATTATCCCTATTTTCCCAATCTTTGCTCCCGTCATTGCAATTAAAACATCTCCGGAAAAAAGATAAAATCTATTATTTGTTTTATTGTATAATTCTTCTGAAATATAACTTTCAAAATTAAAATCCATAAGGGGGGGTTGAATATTCTTAATCTTTGCTAAACCAATTCCATCATCTAAAAAATCCTTACTCTTAAAAGCAAAACCCGGCTGGATTTTTCCTAATTCTCCTAATTTACCGACATTCCAACCTTTCGGAATCTCTTTATCCAATTCTTCATTATGAACCATCTCTCCACCAGAGCTTTTGTATGGTTTGCCTTCCTCGCTTGGAAATTCAAAATCAACAAACCATCTTTTGAAAATTGCCTTTCCTATTGCTTCCAAAGTTTTGTTCATTTGCTGGTTGAGTTCAATTTTTGAATCTAAGTCTGAGAGGATTTTAGCGATGGCAATTTGTTCAGGAAAAGAGGGGATATTGATTTCATAGCTCATAATCGAATTTTTATCTCCACGTGGCATTTTGGTTCCCTTAGAAGTCAAAACAGTAAATTCAAAAAAGTTATCTTGAGATAAATAGTAGTAAAGATATTTGTTGTTTATGCTTGATTTTTTCCTTATAACCAATACATCATTAGAGCAACCACCGGAAAATTCTGCCAACCAAAATTTCTTAAAATATGTCCTAATATTTGAGAATAAAATATCTCCTTCTCTGAATTGAGTTACCTTCCCAACTTTGGGTAATGAAGAAGCCACAGTAATCCCGCCTTTTTCAGGCAGCATATTTTCGGTTGAAATAAAATTATTCAGATTTATGTCAACAAGACTAATCTTTTCAGTAATATATGAAGCAGTTTCTTTTAACTCTTTAACTTCCCAATCTTCAGGAATTAGTCCTATTTCAGTTTCTTTAAATTTTGTTGGCTTCATTTTTCCCATTCATTGCCCATATTCATAATACAGATTATCCAGTTCATTTACCTTCTCCCATATCTGTTGGTATTTCTTATAGTCTTGTTTATTCAAATAGGCATCCATATCGTGCTGGTAGAGAATCTTAATGCATTCTATAAAGTGCAATTGCATTTTTCCTTCTTCTAAAGAGCGTATTTTTTCCCATAATGAAAACAATGAGTCAGACCACAAATCTACTATTTCTTTTTCGTCGGTATCCCATTCGCCCCAAGTAAAAAGAAGAAAGTTAGTTCTAAAATGTTCAAGGGCATTTCTTGCTGCAATCCTAACCCTCCCATCGTTATCATCAATTAATCTTAATGCATTAAGAAATTGTTTTCTGAAATCCTTAAAATCCCAGTTTTTTCTGTAAAACCTTGAAACAGCATACATTGCAACGTATCGCTCTTCCCAATCATTTGAATCAGATTTCAATAAAACCAAATTAAGAAATTCTTGTTTGTGGGTGGTTTTGTTTGACCGTGATAATTTCATAATATTATCTAGCACTTTATACCTCACCTTCTTATCTTTACTCTTCAAAGCACCAATTAACAGCTCAGCATTCATATTCCGGAAATATTTTTCTTGTGCCATTTCAGTCTTCAGGAATCAGTCCTATTTCAGTTTGTTTGAATTTTAATTTATGTTTCATCTCAAAATCTCCCAATGCCCGCCTTTATCAGGGCCGACTCTTTTTATTCTTCCATCATCTTTGAGCTTGGTTATATTCCACTCTACACCTCTTCTTGAAAGCCCTGTTATTGATTCAA
It includes:
- a CDS encoding type I restriction endonuclease subunit R; translated protein: MKKLITEEHVEENVLGILKNLDYDIIRGSNEEYLPGGSSALRADYKDVVLVNKLRYALRKINPSIPEEAREQAIKQILRSESQKLIADNESFHKLLVDGVSIPISKGGEERHIIVKLFDFDNLENNEFSAVNQFTIIENNVERRPDVIVFINGLPLVVLELKNLADEKADIWTAYDQFQTYMQQLPSLFRFNEILIISDGIEARAGTITSERERFMQWKTINGEKPKKGFTEIEILLRGMCDKKRILDIIRNFIVFEKDKETKKKVAAYHQYWAVIKAIESTRRASAKSIMQVREAPESYGLSSVKEQPKGDKKAGVVWHTQGSGKSLTMVFYSGKLVREFDNPTIIVLTDRNDLDDQLFGTFGKCQEILRQKPTQANDRKEIQKLLKVSSGGVVFTTIQKFFPEEDREKYPILSERDNIIVIADEAHRSQYGFSAKILDKKEKALITYGYAKYLRDALPNASFIGFTGTPIEKSDRSTPAVFGKYVDVYDIEQAVEDGATVRIFYESRLAKLELKPEERPKIDEEFEEATEGEEIEGKDKLKSKWAQLEKVAGSPRRISRIAKDIVKHFEERISVLEGKGIIVGMSRRICVDLYNEIIKVKPEWHNEDDDKGFIKIVMTGSASDPKEWQQHIRNRKRRKQIGDNLKNDKHELKLIVVRDMFLTGFDAPSLHTMYLDKPIKGHTLMQAIARVNRVYPGKEGGLIVDYMGVGAELKKALMNYTESGGKGKPTFDQEQAVKLMMEKYEVVKDMFYGFNYKKFFQHRPEERISFVPSAMEHILKEKDKKERFAREVTALLKAFSLAVPHDQAMKIKDEVGLFQAIKSAITKTTETKRELQDKFDSAIKQILSKAVISDRIIDIFEAAGIQKPELSILSEGFLAEVKEMPQKNLAFEALKKLLNDEIRIISKKNMVQAKSFMDLLDKTIKKYTNKSIEAAQVIEELIELARKVRDEKGRGKELNMSDDEVAFYDALEVNDSAVKILGDDALRKIALELTEMIRNSVTIDWTQRESVQAGMRLKVKKILRKYGYPPDKEKNAIETVLKQAELIAKGWVSK
- a CDS encoding restriction endonuclease subunit S; the protein is MKPTKFKETEIGLIPEDWEVKELKETASYITEKISLVDINLNNFISTENMLPEKGGITVASSLPKVGKVTQFREGDILFSNIRTYFKKFWLAEFSGGCSNDVLVIRKKSSINNKYLYYYLSQDNFFEFTVLTSKGTKMPRGDKNSIMSYEINIPSFPEQIAIAKILSDLDSKIELNQQMNKTLEAIGKAIFKRWFVDFEFPSEEGKPYKSSGGEMVHNEELDKEIPKGWNVGKLGELGKIQPGFAFKSKDFLDDGIGLAKIKNIQPPLMDFNFESYISEELYNKTNNRFYLFSGDVLIAMTGAKIGKIGIIPKTEDKILLNQRVGKVESNNKYLMYLILNTNEIQGLISGGSSASSAQGNISNSDIENFIYLIPNEIFLQKINKMMNYLFVKMIDNLGEIQNLSQIRDSLLPRLMSGKIRVPIEVRA